The Coccinella septempunctata chromosome 6, icCocSept1.1, whole genome shotgun sequence genome segment ggtttgtgaagagatgcaaaatcctcccaaaataaatttcaatcgatatcttctTTATTCATGTTAATATTTAGCTGAGGTTAGTGCAACGGGGAACCATACAATtctgcgtatgatacaagagctcagggaaaaacctcagaagAAAAAACCCTGCCTCCCcgtgtttaaaaaaaaaaacaaaacaaaattaacaGGAGATATTCAATACTGAAGGACATCTTATCTTGATTCTTCCATAAAGGGAAATTAGAGTCTTCTCCGAGGTGGTTGAAATTCAAAGTCTGAAATAGAAAGCTGTACAAgattaaaaattaattatgtgtcaaatcaattaaaaattgaccAACCTCTTTCAAGTATAGCCTTAAAACCATCCTTACACCAACATGTTGCAATAGAAAAATACATAAGGACTCTttcaattccaattttcctcttCTAACATTATTTAATTATCTCATTTAGATCTAGAATACTCAAAAAATAAAAGTCAAATGTACATCAAGCTTCTATAAATTATAGGAAAAATACTTCctttttgaaattctttttattACCACTACCTTGAATCGTACTTTTATTTGGTGTTAAAAAACATGCTTTATTTGTCGATAACCTTACAACCTTCCATTATATCACCTGTTAGTTAGTAGATTTGAGTAAATGACATGCAGTATTTCAAAAGAAACTGAAAAGGCAAAGAGTCTTCTTCATATTGATCTGGAATTATCAAAATAAGCTACATTTACACATCATACCAAGCCCCAATACATTAGAAAACatacatttattccatagaCAATAAACCTTTTGACTCCACCAACATGATGTGCAACTTGACTACTTCTTACTTGGGAAATACAACTGtttctctatttttctttttctgcTGGTAGAAGCATTATTGCATTGCAAGTTATAAGCGTCTCTAATAATTTTTGCAATGTTACGAAGGGTACCCACATCCAATAAACCAAGCTGCATTCTAGCTTGTTCTAATACAATCTATAATAAACTATGAAGAACCATATGCATGAATCATCACAAAGACTTACATCTTTTGTAGTAGAATCTATTGGATCATTTGTAATTTGACTGGATCCACCTACGACACTCTGGACATCCATTTCATAAGCAGCCCTACTTGTTGATGGTTGACATATATATAAGTTGTTGTCCTCATCATCATTTACAGTTCTCACACCTAAAACAGAATCGCTTCTCTCTGCGACCAGAGCAACTGCATGTATATGTTTACACATGGCAGTTTTTATAGTAAACTCTGCACATTGACATCTAAACCTATGGATGCATATTTTGCACTTAATGCAATATAGAGATGTGCAATCCTTATCACACAACTCATTATATGACACAATATAAAATTTATTACTCACGGATTCCGATGGTACTCTAAACTCACCAGTTTCTAAGCATACTACTTTATCGGTCAGTCCATTTTCTGCTTTCGAATGAGCTTCTCGGTTAACTCTGGCCTGGTATTGATTGGCAGAAGGTCTTTCAGTGTCAATAATGTTTTTCCACATCTTTTCATTTACCAATTCCTCCTAAGTGTCCAGTAATTTCTCTACCCTACAATACATTTTATAGAATATGATTATTATTCATGGTGCATCCTTCAAAACAATACCGTAAATTCTGATTTCCCCTCATTTTATTGTACTTCAATACTTTATTCAGGCTTTCTATAGCCATGTTGGTATTAATCCCAACATTTACTCTGTGGCAGTGAGCCCACATCATGATTCTTTCTTCACTTTGgaaataataactgaaaaacatTTATGAAAATCTTCAATTATACTCTTCCACATTTAAAACAACTCACTtctttaaatatttcaaaaattcattttcctgTCCTTCTTCCAAATGCTTGAAATATTCGTCTTTCATCTTGTGGAATGTTGATACATCAGTCTCCTTCAAAATTTTTCGCATTCTATTTTTCATCTCTTTTTTGTTGTCCACATTCTTCAACTTGTTTCTCCCCTGTATATTCCAATTCTTAATAACATGCCAAGTACAGAGGAGCCTTCTTGGCTTTCTTTCAGTTACCATTGCCTGGAAAATGTATTAAAAATTTAATAGCTGTAACATAAATCCAATATGTAGCTATGTTCTTCAATACCTGACAccatgcattataatattttatatcatCATCGGTCATAATATATTCTGCGTCCACTGGCTCTCCAATCTTAGATTTCAAAgcatcaaaaaaaatattttggatggTTTGATCCAGTCTATTCGATAATAAGAAAGCCACCGGGAAACCGATTTTATTCTCATCTTTGACTAAAACTATAGTCAGATCATAATGTCTTGAGTTCGTGCCATGGGTTCCATCGATGCATATTATCCTTTTGAATTGTTTGAGCTTTCTCTCCATATCATCGTTCATGAATCCTAGAGCAAAGTCTTCTGCCTTCAATCCTGGGTAGGTTTCTCCTGATAATTTTACAATTTGTAAAGAAAGAATAGGAATGTAGGCACAATTTTGAATAATATACATACCAATTTGCTTGaacaaaaaaacataattttttccttGACTGTTCCACTCTTTCACTTTTAAAGTGGTGGCAACCATGTCATCATCATGTCTCCTCTTCTCTATGTTGAATTTTCTTATAATATAAGCAAGATCTGCCCTTTTAAGCACATTAATTCTTTCTAGCTTATTGCCGGTTATAGTTCTTGCATCTTCCAAAATTCTTTCTTTTGTGACTCCAGCTGCCAATTTACTAGCAATCATTTCCTGCTGGTCCTTTGTCAAATGTTTAGATCGCAGTAGATCGTCATGACCAACATGTGTTTCAACAAATTTAACATCCACCCCTTGAACATATTCAGTATATCGCTCTAGAGAATACAActaaaatattacaatatttaccTGTATTACATATGATTTTACGATCTCTTCGTTTTACGTAATCCACATTTCTGTTATCAAGTGCTCTCCAAGTCTcaaattcttcttcattcttAAAAGTAAAAAGTGATGTCTTGATACTTAGAGAATGAATCTGCTGTAAGTGATTAATCAGCATATCATGAGACTCAAGAGCTACTTTTTCTTCTTGAGGGCAAATGGGGCATTTTATATGCACTGTCTGTTTTGCAATAGGTTGTTCATTATGAACATCTCGCAAATGGCGATATTTCGCCGAAACACTAGAGTATTTCTTTTTACAGATTTGACAAATCAGTTTATCGctgaaatatgaggttttaataatgaatcaataatatgtataataacataacataacagtGAATACATACTTTTCCCCATCCATGTTCAAGAATCTATTTCCTGAAAGCTAAACTACAAGTTAAAAATTGAAGCAATGAAAATTgctttaatttgaagaaactcctgaaatacaatagatatgaattagagcaataaaaattgctttaatttgaagaaactcctgaaatacaatagatatgaattagagcaataaaaattgctttaatttgaagaaactcctgaaatataatagatataaatTAGAGCAATGAAAATTTCTTGAAGATATTCCAAATATATTCTCAAAATATTCAGTAGCAGCTTTCAGAGCACAAATGTTTGGGCAAGTAAGCAACTATCAGAACAATTCAGAATTGAATGGCGGAAAGAGTGGAAAGACCGTTACAAATTCTTCAAGTTGAAGAATACGACAGAGACAACTCCCACTCTCCCTCTCTCTCTATCGTTGTCGCATGACATGTGCTGTTTCCTGATTGGTTCGCATCAGGGAGAAATTAGTGTATGCTCGCTTCTTGTCGATGCCTGCCGTATCCCCTCCTTTCGGCGAATCGCTCGCATCGATGTCTCGCTTGGATCTTGGATCAGCGGCGTAGAGGGAACGGGTTCTAACAGTTTATTGTTCGATGACTTTTTAGTACTTATTTAATATTCCGAGAGCCATCTATAGTAAGTATCGGAGAGGGTATGTACCTGAGGATATTACACacacacatatatatatatatagataagTTTGTAAGGGAATCGGgttagtatatatatatatatatatatatatatatatatatatatatttattgatttgaacaGACTTTATATCCAACTTTTTGGTTAATCTATAATACTCTACTCACCTCAGTCTTTCCCCTGCTACTCTGAGATGATGTAACAGAATTGGTTGGAATATTTCTGGAATTGCCTTCACCAGGATCCACAGGAGTCTCAGGATCAGCAATTTCTTCCACCTTCGGATATGAGTCAGTTGGATCGTAATTGCTTATtctgattgatgtttttgatttGTTCTTGTTGTTTATTTTGATACTTTCAAGTAACAAATGCAAATATATTCATTGAACGGGAGCCAAATCAGAATTTGGATTTCATTCTGAAGGGATCTTTATGAGCAAAAACTAACCTCATTATATGATTTAATCCCTTCTGATACATTTCCAATCGAAAGAGGAAGACTATTATGgctttttcttttgaaaaactagtgctgcactggattacagaacatcaaatatgaattggaatatcttcaaatAATTACTCTGTTTTTATAACATGCATTCAAGACGCGCCAGTTTTACTAATGAAAATTCCTTTTACAGCAAATTCCATTGGTAAGACTAGCTTCAGATCTTTTGGAATGATTATAgtaacatcaaaatatgcagTCGCAccgcactagttttaccaatattAAACTAGATTAATTAAACCACCCTTCATTCAATTTACCATGTACATATTCCGAAGTTCCAACTCATCTTCAGCTATTTCTGCATCCGTGACGATGATGTTCACCTCCTCAGGGTTCATTTCACTAGTGATAACTAGAAAATGAAACAGGTTTTTTAAacgagaaaataattatttcaaaaaatatactACTTAACTTGTTTTGGGAAGAATACTGTCAGAATCCATATCTGCTGGTGTACCTTCAACCTGAAGACTGAGGACTTCAAGCAGTTCCTTTTCAGGCCCATCAATACTTATATACTCCGGCACTCCACCCCCTGTTTTCAGCGTCTCTGCTTTATTTTTCATGACTTTCTTCTTCAAATCCTTCTTCAAACACTCATATTTCAATCTCAAATTTTCCGGCGTCCTGATAGTCTGCCCTGAAATGATAATTTAAATATCTTGAATGGACCAATCTGCCGCCCACCCTGAGGATTCCCAGTTCGTCTAAGAACGGACTTAGTTTGCGAAGCGGCTTAGAAAGAGCTTTCTTTTGAGATAAAAGAGCCATTTCTCTTGCGAATACAGAATTTTGAGTGCTCCTTACTATTTCATTGAGAGCTGCTTCTGAATCAAATAGGGTAATTATACCCTTGATCGCACTTTTAGGATTACGACAGTTGAAAATGAAGCGTTTGACATAAGCTACAATTCTTTGTATTTTATCCAGAGAGGAAAATTTGTTCAATAAATCCTGAATGAGATCCGAACTTTGCTCAACAGTGACAGTTAAAACTGATGAAAGCTTCTCGCAATCTGTTTCCGGTAGTAACTCTTTATCCTTCAATACTATATTCGAAGGCCACTTTTCTTCTGCGAGCTTCAACCAAGATGGCCCCGCCCACCATAAGGAAAGTCCAACCAGAGTGACTGGAGTAACTCCTCTAGAAGCAGGGTCAGCTGGGTTTTCGCTTGAGCCTACATGATACCAAAGGGATGGGGGTGTGAACCCTTGAATGGTCGTTACGCGATTAGCAACGAAACAGGTCCATTTATGTGGACTGCTTTTTATCCACGAAAGAGCGACAGTAGAGTCTGAATATGCGAATATTCTGTCGAATATTAGTTTTCTGTCGAAATCCTTT includes the following:
- the LOC123315316 gene encoding uncharacterized protein LOC123315316 codes for the protein MRSCQLHGFCDASNVGYAAVVYVRLMHADNSISTHLLCAKSRVAPLKRISIPRLELSAALLLAELLHKVQKDFDRKLIFDRIFAYSDSTVALSWIKSSPHKWTCFVANRVTTIQGFTPPSLWYHVGSSENPADPASRGVTPVTLVGLSLWWAGPSWLKLAEEKWPSNIVLKDKELLPETDCEKLSSVLTVTVEQSSDLIQDLLNKFSSLDKIQRIVAYVKRFIFNCRNPKSAIKGIITLFDSEAALNEIVRSTQNSVFAREMALLSQKKALSKPLRKLSPFLDELGILRVGGRLVHSRYLNYHFRADYQDAGKFEIEI
- the LOC123315315 gene encoding uncharacterized protein LOC123315315 — encoded protein: MDGENDKLICQICKKKYSSVSAKYRHLRDVHNEQPIAKQTVHIKCPICPQEEKVALESHDMLINHLQQIHSLSIKTSLFTFKNEEEFETWRALDNRNVDYVKRRDRKIICNTGVDVKFVETHVGHDDLLRSKHLTKDQQEMIASKLAAGVTKERILEDARTITGNKLERINVLKRADLAYIIRKFNIEKRRHDDDMVATTLKVKEWNSQGKNYVFLFKQIGETYPGLKAEDFALGFMNDDMERKLKQFKRIICIDGTHGTNSRHYDLTIVLVKDENKIGFPVAFLLSNRLDQTIQNIFFDALKSKIGEPVDAEYIMTDDDIKYYNAWCQAMVTERKPRRLLCTWHVIKNWNIQGRNKLKNVDNKKEMKNRMRKILKETDVSTFHKMKDEYFKHLEEGQENEFLKYLKNYYFQSEERIMMWAHCHRVNVGINTNMAIESLNKVLKYNKMRGNQNLRVEKLLDT
- the LOC123315432 gene encoding uncharacterized protein LOC123315432 codes for the protein MKNKAETLKTGGGVPEYISIDGPEKELLEVLSLQVEGTPADMDSDSILPKTIITSEMNPEEVNIIVTDAEIAEDELELRNMYMVEEIADPETPVDPGEGNSRNIPTNSVTSSQSSRGKTEVHTLSDTYYRWLSEY